One genomic region from Sphingomicrobium aestuariivivum encodes:
- a CDS encoding biliverdin-producing heme oxygenase, with translation MNVRASLKAATDARHEALDDLFSTLDLTKREDYVRFLLAQAAALLPYEAALDHAGAATVIPDWPAHRRGPAILADLEAMGHDLPPPVAIQPVLGTPDILGAAYVLEGSRLGGEVIRRGLPEGMPTAFLRHPSPTRWPDFVALLEQNLASPVDRAVAERAAILAFEAFARAADAYVGNE, from the coding sequence ATGAACGTCCGCGCCTCGCTGAAAGCCGCTACCGATGCGCGGCACGAGGCGCTCGATGACCTCTTCTCCACGCTCGACCTGACGAAGCGCGAGGATTACGTTCGCTTCCTCCTCGCACAGGCCGCCGCGCTCCTCCCCTACGAGGCCGCGCTCGACCATGCGGGGGCGGCGACCGTCATTCCCGACTGGCCCGCCCACCGCCGCGGCCCCGCGATCCTCGCCGACCTCGAGGCGATGGGCCACGACCTGCCCCCGCCGGTCGCCATCCAGCCGGTGCTCGGCACCCCCGACATCCTCGGCGCCGCCTATGTGCTCGAAGGCTCGCGGCTCGGCGGCGAAGTCATCCGCCGCGGGCTGCCCGAGGGCATGCCGACCGCTTTCCTTCGCCACCCCTCGCCGACGCGCTGGCCCGATTTCGTTGCGCTCCTTGAACAAAATCTGGCATCACCCGTTGATCGTGCCGTGGCGGAGCGCGCGGCGATCCTGGCCTTCGAGGCATTTGCGCGCGCTGCCGATGCGTATGTGGGGAACGAATGA
- a CDS encoding PdaC/SigV domain-containing protein: MTLLPPPGPRALLPLGVTLAGALLACQPETAGEEPPSATMADPPAPEAMAETPTAVKIVEKDNLVDFSWSWPAEAAAVPAIDARFRKEAQEALADLRGMAEEGAAMRAEQKIAFNGYEGSKAWETEGDTHRLLSLSAKWGSYTGGAHPNHGTDALLWDREDEAQIDLATLFGDKEERDAALREAFCTDLAAQQLERRGEVISGMFSECPALGEITIIPVDRDGNGRFERFALTADPYVAGPYAEGYYEVELPIGPMLLDALDARYAGDFETAS; the protein is encoded by the coding sequence ATGACGTTGCTTCCCCCTCCCGGCCCCCGCGCCCTCCTTCCGCTCGGTGTCACGCTGGCCGGCGCGCTGCTGGCCTGCCAGCCCGAAACAGCGGGGGAAGAGCCCCCCTCCGCGACCATGGCCGACCCGCCCGCGCCCGAGGCCATGGCCGAAACCCCCACCGCCGTGAAGATCGTCGAGAAGGACAATCTCGTCGACTTCAGCTGGAGCTGGCCGGCCGAGGCCGCCGCCGTGCCCGCCATTGACGCGCGCTTTCGCAAGGAGGCGCAGGAGGCCCTCGCCGATCTGCGCGGGATGGCGGAGGAAGGTGCCGCGATGCGCGCCGAACAGAAGATAGCCTTCAATGGCTATGAAGGCAGCAAGGCATGGGAGACGGAGGGAGATACGCACAGGCTCCTTTCGCTGTCGGCGAAATGGGGAAGCTACACCGGCGGCGCGCATCCCAACCACGGCACCGACGCGCTTCTCTGGGACCGCGAGGATGAGGCGCAAATCGATCTCGCCACGCTATTCGGCGACAAAGAGGAGCGCGACGCCGCCTTGCGCGAAGCCTTTTGCACCGACCTTGCCGCGCAGCAGCTCGAACGCCGCGGTGAAGTGATCAGCGGCATGTTCTCCGAATGCCCGGCCCTCGGCGAGATCACCATCATTCCCGTCGACCGCGACGGCAACGGCCGCTTCGAGCGTTTCGCCCTCACCGCCGACCCTTATGTCGCGGGACCCTATGCCGAGGGCTATTACGAGGTCGAACTGCCGATCGGCCCCATGCTCCTCGACGCCCTCGATGCCCGATACGCCGGCGATTTCGAGACGGCATCGTAA
- a CDS encoding F0F1 ATP synthase subunit A, whose protein sequence is MYQFEVTPLFGEGWEIAGYSIPFTNSAAWMAVTLVVLGLFMMGGMKRELVPGRWQMAVEGFTGFITGMIDTNIGKEGRKFVPYVFSLFMFILFANLLGLLPTAIFGVHAFTVTSHLTVTGVLALVSFAMVLIVGFWKHKLHFFSLFVPHGTPTVMVPLIFLIELFSFMFRPISLGLRLFVAMTAGHILLKVLAGFVINGTAGGIATLAIVSVPSFVLMIGISMLEILVAGIQAYVFALLTSLYLNDAINLH, encoded by the coding sequence ATGTACCAGTTCGAGGTGACCCCCCTCTTTGGCGAGGGCTGGGAAATCGCGGGCTATTCGATTCCCTTCACCAACAGCGCGGCTTGGATGGCCGTGACGCTGGTCGTGCTTGGCCTGTTCATGATGGGTGGCATGAAGCGCGAGCTCGTCCCCGGTCGCTGGCAGATGGCTGTCGAGGGCTTCACCGGCTTCATCACCGGCATGATCGACACGAACATCGGCAAGGAAGGCCGCAAGTTCGTGCCTTATGTCTTCTCGCTGTTCATGTTCATCCTGTTCGCCAACCTGCTCGGCCTGCTGCCGACCGCGATCTTCGGCGTCCATGCCTTTACCGTGACCAGCCACCTGACCGTCACCGGCGTGCTCGCGCTGGTCAGCTTCGCGATGGTGCTGATCGTCGGCTTCTGGAAGCACAAGCTGCACTTCTTCAGCCTGTTCGTGCCGCACGGCACGCCGACCGTCATGGTCCCGCTCATCTTCCTCATCGAGCTGTTCAGCTTCATGTTCCGCCCGATCAGCCTCGGTCTGCGACTGTTCGTCGCCATGACCGCGGGCCACATCCTGCTCAAGGTGCTGGCGGGCTTCGTGATCAACGGCACCGCTGGCGGCATCGCCACGCTCGCCATCGTCTCGGTGCCCAGTTTCGTCCTGATGATCGGTATCTCGATGCTCGAGATCCTCGTCGCCGGCATCCAGGCCTATGTTTTCGCCCTGCTCACGTCGCTGTATCTCAACGACGCGATCAACCTTCACTAA
- a CDS encoding F0F1 ATP synthase subunit B family protein — MFNMVLAAESYFTDGAVWVAFAMAAVIALMLWKKVPAAIGKSLDAKIEAIKEQLDEAKQLRAEAEALKAEYDAKAKAAKKDADAIRARAEEEATALVTKAEADAKEMVARKQAMAEAKIAAEQRAAVAELKAIAATAAKNASAAIIAKKADEDTDAKLIDEAITKLG, encoded by the coding sequence ATGTTTAACATGGTCCTCGCTGCCGAGAGCTATTTCACCGACGGCGCCGTCTGGGTCGCCTTCGCCATGGCCGCGGTCATCGCGCTCATGCTGTGGAAGAAGGTGCCGGCCGCGATCGGCAAGTCGCTCGACGCCAAGATCGAGGCGATCAAGGAACAGCTCGACGAAGCCAAGCAGCTTCGCGCCGAAGCCGAAGCCCTGAAGGCCGAATATGACGCCAAGGCCAAGGCCGCCAAGAAGGACGCCGACGCGATCCGCGCCCGCGCCGAGGAAGAGGCCACCGCGCTGGTGACCAAGGCCGAAGCCGACGCCAAGGAAATGGTCGCGCGCAAGCAGGCCATGGCCGAAGCCAAGATCGCCGCCGAACAGCGGGCCGCGGTCGCCGAGCTCAAGGCCATCGCCGCCACTGCCGCGAAGAATGCCTCTGCCGCGATCATCGCCAAGAAGGCCGACGAGGACACCGACGCCAAGCTGATCGACGAAGCGATCACCAAGCTCGGCTAG
- the purB gene encoding adenylosuccinate lyase, translated as MVPRYARPEMTAIWDTENRYRIWWAIEVFAAEAMGQIGMIDADDAKTIRRAYDDNVLGEIDVPAIDAIEAVTKHDVIAFLTWAGEKLGPERRWLHQGMTSSDVLDTSLAVQLTQSADLLIKGMEELLETLKRRAQEHKMTPTMGRSHGIHAEPTSFGLKLAQAYAEFDRGLTRLRHARDEIATCAISGAVGTFANIDPRIEEHVAKELGLTPEPISTQVIPRDRHAEFFATLAVIASSVERLAVEVRHLQRTEVLEAEEYFSPGQKGSSAMPHKRNPVLTENLTGLARMVRAYALPALENVALWHERDISHSSVERFIGPDACITLDFALARLTGVMDKLIVYPERMQKNLDRMGGLIHSQRVLLALTQKGLSREDSYAIVQKNAMRVWESDGQLKLLDLLKEDEQVTAKMSGEELEGLFDLDHHLARVDTIFERVFGG; from the coding sequence ATGGTCCCCCGCTACGCCCGCCCCGAGATGACCGCCATCTGGGATACCGAGAACCGCTACCGCATCTGGTGGGCCATCGAGGTTTTCGCCGCCGAGGCGATGGGACAGATCGGCATGATCGATGCCGACGATGCGAAGACCATCCGCCGCGCCTATGACGACAATGTGCTGGGCGAGATCGACGTGCCCGCCATCGACGCCATCGAGGCGGTCACCAAGCATGACGTCATCGCCTTCCTCACCTGGGCGGGCGAGAAGCTCGGGCCCGAACGCCGCTGGCTCCACCAGGGCATGACCAGCTCGGACGTGCTCGACACCAGCCTCGCGGTCCAGCTGACCCAGTCGGCCGACCTTCTCATCAAGGGCATGGAAGAACTGCTCGAGACGCTGAAGCGCCGCGCCCAAGAGCATAAGATGACCCCGACCATGGGCCGCAGCCACGGCATCCATGCCGAACCGACCAGCTTCGGCCTGAAGCTCGCGCAGGCCTATGCCGAGTTCGACCGCGGCCTCACCCGCCTGCGCCACGCCCGCGACGAGATCGCCACCTGTGCCATCTCGGGCGCGGTCGGCACCTTCGCCAATATCGACCCGCGCATTGAGGAGCATGTCGCCAAGGAACTCGGCCTCACCCCCGAGCCCATCTCGACGCAGGTCATCCCGCGCGACCGCCACGCCGAATTCTTCGCCACCCTCGCGGTCATCGCCTCCTCGGTCGAGCGCCTCGCCGTCGAGGTCCGCCACCTCCAGCGCACCGAAGTGCTCGAGGCGGAGGAATATTTCTCGCCCGGCCAGAAGGGCTCGTCGGCCATGCCGCACAAGCGAAACCCCGTCCTCACCGAGAACCTCACCGGCCTTGCCCGCATGGTTCGCGCCTATGCGCTTCCCGCGCTCGAGAATGTCGCCCTCTGGCACGAGCGCGACATCAGCCACAGTTCGGTCGAGCGCTTCATCGGCCCCGATGCCTGCATCACCCTCGACTTCGCGCTCGCCCGCCTGACCGGCGTCATGGACAAGCTCATCGTCTATCCCGAGCGAATGCAGAAGAACCTCGACCGCATGGGCGGGCTCATCCACTCGCAGCGCGTCCTCCTCGCCCTCACGCAGAAAGGCCTCAGCCGCGAGGACAGCTATGCCATCGTCCAGAAGAACGCGATGCGCGTGTGGGAATCCGACGGCCAGCTCAAGCTGCTCGACCTCCTGAAAGAGGACGAACAGGTGACGGCAAAGATGAGCGGGGAAGAACTCGAAGGCCTGTTCGACCTCGACCACCATCTCGCCCGCGTCGACACCATATTCGAGCGCGTGTTCGGCGGATGA
- a CDS encoding F0F1 ATP synthase subunit C, whose product MDAEAAKLLGAGLAAIGVGMAALGVGNVFGSFLESALRNPAAADGQQGRLFIGFAAAELLGLLAFVVAMILLFVA is encoded by the coding sequence ATGGACGCAGAAGCCGCAAAGCTGCTTGGTGCCGGTCTCGCCGCGATCGGCGTTGGTATGGCCGCCCTTGGCGTTGGTAACGTCTTCGGCTCGTTCCTCGAGAGCGCGCTTCGCAACCCGGCCGCCGCTGACGGCCAGCAGGGTCGCCTGTTCATCGGCTTCGCCGCTGCCGAACTTCTCGGCCTGCTGGCGTTCGTCGTCGCGATGATCCTGCTCTTCGTCGCGTAA
- the paaG gene encoding 2-(1,2-epoxy-1,2-dihydrophenyl)acetyl-CoA isomerase PaaG — protein sequence MTEQTILIDRDDHVATLTLNRPDRLNSFTADMHAELKRAIRQVHDARVLILTGAGRGFCAGQDLNDRKVAPGEAVDLGETVEESWNPLIRTIATLPQPVLCAVNGVAAGAGANIALACDLTFAARSARFIQSFSALGLIPDSGGSWHLPRLVGQQRALGLALTGEPLDAEQAADWGMIWKVVDDELLMEEVRATAHRLASLPPLGLAAIKKLIRTSGSRDLEKELDLQRDEMRRLGYTEDYREGVAAFLEKRKPTFKGK from the coding sequence ATGACCGAGCAGACCATCCTCATCGACCGCGACGATCATGTCGCCACCCTCACCCTCAACCGCCCCGATCGCCTCAACAGCTTTACCGCCGACATGCATGCCGAGCTGAAGCGCGCGATCCGGCAGGTGCATGACGCGCGCGTCCTCATCCTCACCGGGGCGGGGCGCGGTTTTTGCGCAGGCCAGGATTTGAACGATCGCAAGGTCGCGCCTGGCGAGGCGGTCGATCTGGGCGAAACGGTCGAGGAGAGCTGGAACCCGCTCATCCGCACCATCGCCACCCTGCCCCAGCCCGTGCTCTGCGCGGTCAATGGCGTGGCGGCGGGCGCGGGCGCCAATATCGCGCTGGCCTGCGACCTCACCTTCGCCGCCCGTTCGGCGCGCTTCATCCAGAGCTTCTCGGCGCTCGGCCTCATCCCCGACAGCGGGGGCAGCTGGCACCTCCCGCGCCTCGTCGGCCAGCAGCGCGCCTTGGGCCTCGCGCTCACCGGCGAACCCCTCGACGCCGAACAGGCCGCCGACTGGGGCATGATCTGGAAGGTCGTCGACGATGAGCTGCTGATGGAAGAAGTCCGCGCCACCGCGCACAGGCTCGCCAGCCTGCCCCCCCTGGGCCTCGCCGCGATCAAGAAGCTCATCCGCACGAGCGGCAGCCGCGACCTCGAGAAGGAGCTCGACCTCCAGCGCGACGAAATGCGCCGCTTGGGCTACACCGAGGATTATCGCGAAGGCGTCGCCGCTTTCCTCGAAAAGCGCAAGCCGACCTTCAAGGGAAAGTAA
- a CDS encoding CBS domain-containing protein, which yields MQIDQVMTKDIKTVSPSESVRKAASFMLSEDTGSIPVCDGDKLVGMITDRDVAVRGISEGKDPDCAVSELMTKDPVWIRSSDDVDTAALKMSECQVRRLPVIDDSDKLVGMVSLGDIARQTDGDAENVALEGVSERGELHQQS from the coding sequence ATGCAGATCGACCAAGTCATGACCAAGGACATCAAGACGGTGTCGCCTTCGGAATCGGTGCGAAAAGCCGCCAGCTTCATGCTCAGTGAAGACACCGGCTCGATCCCCGTTTGCGATGGTGACAAGCTCGTCGGGATGATCACCGACCGCGACGTCGCCGTGCGTGGCATCTCGGAAGGCAAGGATCCCGACTGCGCAGTCTCGGAGCTCATGACCAAGGATCCCGTGTGGATCCGTTCGAGCGACGATGTCGACACCGCCGCCTTGAAGATGAGCGAATGCCAGGTGCGCCGCCTGCCGGTGATCGATGACAGCGACAAGCTCGTCGGCATGGTCAGCCTCGGCGACATCGCCCGCCAGACCGATGGCGACGCCGAGAATGTCGCCCTCGAAGGCGTCAGCGAACGCGGCGAGCTTCACCAGCAGTCGTAA
- a CDS encoding F0F1 ATP synthase subunit B family protein — MPQLAQIAEIYASQIFWLTVFFGAILVFIGYGMVPKIQKTVDLRDDKIAADLKEAEEAQKAADALEEGYRADLDAARAEAAKFNANAKEAAAERTEQALAKADKGIDKTLEKAAAELEAQRTAARAELEALAAEATQAMVLKVAGLKVDKRTATSAVKKELTHV, encoded by the coding sequence ATGCCGCAACTTGCACAAATTGCGGAAATCTACGCCTCGCAGATTTTCTGGCTGACGGTTTTCTTCGGCGCCATCCTGGTCTTCATCGGCTATGGCATGGTCCCCAAGATCCAGAAGACGGTGGACCTGCGCGACGACAAGATCGCAGCCGACCTCAAGGAAGCCGAAGAGGCGCAGAAGGCCGCGGACGCGCTCGAGGAAGGCTATCGCGCCGACCTCGATGCCGCCCGCGCCGAAGCCGCCAAATTTAACGCCAACGCCAAGGAAGCCGCCGCCGAGCGGACCGAACAGGCGCTGGCCAAGGCCGACAAGGGCATCGACAAGACGCTCGAGAAGGCGGCCGCCGAACTCGAGGCGCAGCGCACCGCCGCGCGCGCCGAACTCGAAGCCCTTGCTGCAGAGGCGACGCAGGCCATGGTCCTCAAGGTCGCCGGCCTCAAGGTCGACAAGCGCACCGCCACCAGCGCGGTGAAGAAGGAACTCACCCATGTTTAA
- a CDS encoding AtpZ/AtpI family protein, with protein MAENGSDRQVPETPEDARIDSLEERLRRAQEREAERTGANRPARDDSEAQGGRVLSYLLGGLFGGTLVGWTIDRLAGTGGVALIVGLVLGIVGGFWSIVRISTGAKPGARDE; from the coding sequence ATGGCCGAGAACGGATCCGACAGGCAGGTGCCCGAAACCCCCGAGGATGCGCGGATCGATTCGCTCGAAGAGCGGCTCCGGCGAGCGCAGGAACGGGAGGCGGAAAGGACCGGTGCCAATCGCCCCGCGCGCGACGATAGCGAAGCGCAAGGGGGAAGGGTGCTGTCCTATCTTCTGGGCGGCCTGTTCGGTGGCACCCTCGTGGGCTGGACGATCGATCGTCTGGCAGGAACGGGGGGCGTCGCTCTGATCGTCGGCCTGGTCCTCGGGATCGTGGGCGGCTTCTGGAGCATCGTGAGAATTTCTACCGGCGCAAAGCCGGGTGCAAGGGACGAGTGA
- a CDS encoding formylglycine-generating enzyme family protein: MFLTIVLAAGLQLFPAPSFPVPEMVEIEGAETLGFSKAGRYEVTWRQYGAAVAAGACRPPIGVLILHEYELDEIDEERRTTLDDPRFDTDLAVDRISVEDMHCYVDWLGAATGRDFALPTETQWRWLAYGGATTQFPWGDELEYDRAYVYRNSRPVFDQSRVRRYPGPGSVTFVGQFAPNRFGLHDVVGNAAEFLGDCEENVLPNGHRNFTCLTSGGRSSLDKLPEPQRYFMWQDRASPSVGFRLIERNGATPQQTMLPEQEAGAEHGASEVREASAVDGAMAEHGSAPE, from the coding sequence ATGTTCCTGACGATCGTCCTCGCCGCCGGCTTGCAGCTGTTCCCCGCGCCGTCCTTTCCCGTGCCCGAGATGGTCGAGATCGAGGGTGCCGAAACGCTCGGCTTCAGCAAGGCGGGCAGATATGAGGTGACGTGGCGTCAATATGGCGCCGCGGTGGCGGCAGGCGCCTGCCGACCCCCGATCGGTGTCCTCATTCTTCATGAATATGAGCTCGACGAGATCGACGAGGAGCGACGCACCACCCTCGATGACCCGCGCTTCGACACCGACCTCGCGGTCGACCGGATCTCCGTCGAGGACATGCATTGCTATGTGGATTGGCTAGGCGCGGCGACCGGACGGGACTTTGCCCTTCCCACCGAAACACAATGGCGGTGGCTTGCCTATGGCGGGGCCACCACGCAATTCCCCTGGGGCGACGAGCTCGAATACGACCGCGCCTACGTCTATCGCAACAGCCGTCCCGTCTTCGACCAGTCCCGCGTCCGCCGTTATCCCGGCCCGGGCAGCGTCACCTTCGTCGGTCAGTTTGCCCCCAACCGCTTCGGTCTTCACGACGTGGTCGGCAATGCTGCCGAATTTCTCGGCGACTGCGAGGAAAACGTGCTGCCCAACGGCCACCGCAACTTCACCTGCCTGACCAGCGGCGGCCGCTCTTCCCTCGACAAGCTCCCCGAGCCGCAGCGATATTTCATGTGGCAGGATCGCGCGAGCCCGTCGGTCGGCTTTCGATTGATCGAGCGCAATGGAGCAACGCCGCAGCAGACAATGCTGCCGGAACAGGAAGCAGGGGCGGAGCACGGAGCGTCAGAGGTGCGTGAAGCATCAGCGGTGGATGGGGCGATGGCGGAGCACGGATCAGCGCCCGAATAA
- the paaZ gene encoding phenylacetic acid degradation bifunctional protein PaaZ: MKTAELLNYARDQWTRGEGDLRAIPSAIDGSEIARTGSDGLDFAAMLAHAREVGGPALRKMTFHERAWMLKTLGLAIMERKEELYALNPHSGATRKDGWIDIDGGALTLLSYSSTGRKKLPDAHVLLDGEQEPLAKEPGFVGQHIMTPKQGAAVHINAFNFPVWGMLEKVAPTLLAGMPCIVKPATATSYLAEAAFRIMIETGVLPEGAVQLIVGGVGDMFDHLTGQDVVSFTGSAATANKLKNHPTVLRESVTFVAEQDSLNASVLGPDATPDSPEFTLFVDEVVREMTVKAGQKCTAIRRALVPEAQLDAVEKAMAEKLSAMTIGDPREKETQLGALVSCSQRDDVRSKIAELVKGGARIVCGDPDANVGTEGGAFIAPCLLRADDPWSADAVHDVEAFGPVATIMPYKDVDDAIALANRGMGSLALSMFSHDETAAATFIRGAAAFHGRMLVINRDNAKLSTGHGSPLPVLVHGGPGRAGGSEEMGGVRGLHHYMQRTAIQSTPAMIAAISGQYVAGAPKTESPVHPFRLKMSEMKLGQTFFSKSRQVNIEDIERFARFTGDTFYAHMDEEAAKASPIFEGRVAHGYLILSFAAGLFVDPEPGPVLANTGIEDLKFLTPLYPGDSMRVELTVKSKSIKSEETGVVKWAVEIFNQDEELVATYTLLTENTP, translated from the coding sequence ATGAAGACCGCCGAGCTGCTCAATTATGCCCGCGACCAGTGGACCCGCGGCGAGGGCGACCTTCGCGCCATCCCCAGCGCCATCGACGGGAGCGAGATCGCCCGCACCGGCTCGGACGGCCTCGACTTCGCCGCCATGCTCGCCCACGCCCGCGAGGTCGGCGGCCCTGCCCTGCGCAAGATGACCTTCCACGAACGCGCCTGGATGCTGAAGACCCTCGGTCTCGCCATCATGGAGCGAAAGGAAGAGCTGTACGCGCTCAATCCTCACTCCGGCGCGACGCGCAAAGACGGCTGGATCGACATCGACGGCGGCGCGCTCACCCTGCTGAGCTACTCTTCGACCGGCCGCAAGAAACTCCCCGACGCCCATGTCCTCCTCGACGGCGAGCAGGAGCCGCTCGCCAAGGAGCCGGGTTTCGTCGGCCAGCATATCATGACCCCCAAACAGGGAGCGGCGGTGCACATCAACGCCTTCAACTTCCCCGTCTGGGGGATGCTCGAGAAAGTCGCGCCGACGCTGCTCGCGGGCATGCCCTGTATCGTCAAGCCCGCGACCGCCACTTCCTATCTCGCCGAGGCTGCCTTCCGCATCATGATCGAGACGGGCGTGCTCCCCGAGGGCGCGGTCCAGCTGATCGTCGGCGGGGTCGGCGACATGTTCGACCATCTCACCGGCCAGGATGTCGTCAGCTTCACCGGTTCGGCGGCCACCGCGAACAAGCTCAAAAACCACCCCACGGTGCTGCGCGAGAGCGTCACCTTCGTCGCCGAACAGGACAGCCTCAACGCCTCGGTCCTCGGCCCCGACGCCACCCCCGACAGCCCCGAATTCACGCTCTTCGTCGACGAGGTCGTGCGCGAGATGACGGTCAAGGCGGGCCAGAAGTGCACCGCCATCCGCCGCGCGCTCGTGCCCGAGGCCCAACTCGACGCCGTCGAGAAGGCGATGGCTGAAAAGCTTTCCGCCATGACCATCGGCGATCCACGCGAGAAGGAGACCCAGCTGGGCGCCCTCGTCAGCTGCTCGCAGCGCGACGACGTCCGCTCGAAGATCGCCGAGCTGGTCAAAGGCGGCGCGCGCATCGTCTGCGGCGACCCCGACGCCAATGTCGGCACCGAAGGCGGCGCCTTCATCGCCCCCTGCCTCCTGCGCGCCGACGATCCGTGGAGCGCCGATGCGGTGCACGATGTCGAGGCCTTCGGCCCCGTCGCCACCATCATGCCCTACAAGGACGTGGACGACGCCATCGCGCTCGCCAATCGCGGCATGGGCAGTCTCGCGCTTTCCATGTTCAGCCATGACGAGACCGCCGCCGCCACCTTCATCCGCGGCGCCGCCGCCTTCCACGGCCGCATGCTCGTCATCAACCGCGACAATGCCAAGCTCTCGACGGGCCACGGCAGCCCGCTCCCCGTCCTCGTCCACGGTGGCCCCGGCCGCGCCGGCGGGTCGGAGGAAATGGGCGGCGTGCGCGGCCTGCATCATTACATGCAGCGCACCGCCATCCAGTCGACGCCCGCGATGATCGCGGCGATCAGCGGCCAATATGTCGCGGGCGCGCCCAAGACCGAGAGCCCCGTCCACCCCTTCCGCCTCAAGATGAGCGAGATGAAGCTCGGGCAGACCTTCTTTTCCAAGAGCCGGCAGGTGAACATCGAGGACATCGAGCGCTTCGCCCGCTTCACCGGCGACACCTTCTACGCGCATATGGACGAGGAAGCCGCCAAGGCTTCCCCCATCTTCGAGGGCCGCGTCGCCCACGGCTACCTGATCCTGAGCTTCGCCGCAGGCCTGTTCGTCGACCCCGAGCCCGGCCCCGTGCTGGCCAACACCGGCATCGAGGATTTGAAGTTCCTGACCCCGCTCTATCCGGGTGACAGCATGCGCGTCGAACTCACGGTCAAATCCAAGTCGATCAAGTCGGAGGAAACCGGCGTGGTGAAGTGGGCGGTCGAGATCTTCAATCAGGATGAAGAGCTCGTCGCGACCTACACTCTCCTCACCGAAAACACGCCCTAG
- the radC gene encoding RadC family protein — MNDLAPLDAAGHRARLRKRFIEEGETALLDHELVEYLLTLANRRGDTKALAKRLLAQFGGYAELLEADVGTLRREGLTDPQIGALKIAAATARRLLEHRLHGRDLLTSWQAVTDYLHAKMAWRGTEEVRGLFLDTKNRLLANETLFEGTVDESAVHVREVLARALALGASALILVHNHPSGDATPSRADIRLTRELADAARPLRILLHDHVIIGATGEPVSLRAAGHL, encoded by the coding sequence ATGAACGATCTCGCCCCGCTCGACGCCGCCGGCCATCGCGCGCGCCTGCGCAAGCGCTTTATCGAGGAGGGCGAGACCGCGCTGCTCGATCACGAGCTGGTCGAATACCTCCTCACCCTCGCCAACCGCCGCGGCGACACCAAGGCGCTCGCCAAGCGGCTGCTTGCCCAATTCGGCGGCTATGCCGAGCTGCTCGAGGCCGATGTCGGCACGCTCCGGCGCGAGGGCCTTACCGACCCGCAGATCGGCGCCCTGAAGATCGCCGCCGCGACCGCGCGCCGCCTCCTCGAACATCGCCTGCACGGCCGCGACCTCCTCACCAGCTGGCAGGCGGTGACCGACTATCTCCATGCCAAGATGGCGTGGCGCGGGACCGAGGAGGTGCGCGGCCTCTTCCTCGACACCAAGAACCGGCTCCTCGCCAACGAGACGCTGTTCGAGGGCACGGTCGATGAGAGCGCGGTCCATGTGCGCGAAGTGCTTGCCCGCGCGCTGGCACTCGGCGCCTCGGCCCTCATCCTCGTCCACAACCACCCCTCGGGCGATGCGACCCCGAGCCGCGCCGACATCCGCCTCACCCGCGAACTGGCCGACGCCGCCCGCCCGCTGAGAATCCTGCTCCACGACCATGTCATCATCGGCGCCACCGGCGAGCCCGTGTCGCTGCGCGCGGCAGGTCACCTTTAG